DNA from Demetria terragena DSM 11295:
ACTCTTGGATGAGTGGAAGACCCTTCAGCGCGGAAAGACGCGGCTCGACAAGCCCGTGGAGAACGAGCTCTGGCAGCGATTCGCTTCTGCTCGCAATGGGTTCGACAAGGCTCGCCGGTCCCACTTCGCACAGTTGGACGAGCAGCACGCTTCCGCAAAGCAGGAGAAGCAACGACTGGTCGTCGAAGCCGAGAAACTCGCAACCAGCAAGGATTGGGGACCTACTGCCTCGGCGTTCAAGCGCCTCATGGGCGAGTGGCGCCAGGCCGGACGTGCCTCCCGAAGTGACGATGACGCGCTGTGGAAGCGTTTCAAGACCGCGCAGGACTCTTTCTTCGCGGCCAAGGATGAGGTCGTCGCCGCGGAGAATGTCGAGTTCGAGGCCAACTTGAAGGTCAAGGAGGGCCTGTTGACCGAGGCCCAAGCCCTCCTCCCGATCAAAGATGTGGCCGAGGCGAAGTCTCGGTTGCGCACGATCCAGGACAAGTGGGATGCCGCTGGGAAGGTGCCCCGCAAGGACATTCAGCGCATCGAACGCTCGATGAAGAAGGTCGAGGACTCAATCCGCGACGCCGACGAGGCCCGCTGGAAGAAGACCGACCCTGAGTTGTCGGCGCGGGCGAACTCGATGGTGACGCAGTT
Protein-coding regions in this window:
- a CDS encoding DUF349 domain-containing protein yields the protein MSTSNAATFGRVADDGIVYVRTPDGEREVGSYPGQPPEEALAYFARKYDELMASASLLLQRVTQTDLSTQDGYESLKALRQQVSEARVVGDLASLDSTVENIATALKAKSQVEGERRAEAKKEAIAQREKLVAEAEGIAAQPVEKVQWKQSTARMRELLDEWKTLQRGKTRLDKPVENELWQRFASARNGFDKARRSHFAQLDEQHASAKQEKQRLVVEAEKLATSKDWGPTASAFKRLMGEWRQAGRASRSDDDALWKRFKTAQDSFFAAKDEVVAAENVEFEANLKVKEGLLTEAQALLPIKDVAEAKSRLRTIQDKWDAAGKVPRKDIQRIERSMKKVEDSIRDADEARWKKTDPELSARANSMVTQLESAVESLKADLAKAQASGDEKKITAAQEALDARQVWLDQARKAATDAEGGR